In Rhodothermales bacterium, a genomic segment contains:
- a CDS encoding sodium:proton antiporter → MRKLVLLLILGLALVAVPDALAQDSTAAAADTVMTTDAHAQEDAHGDDAHGPLPPVWMVLPFVAILLLIATGPLFFAHHWHHHYPKYSVGLGLIVAVYYFFVLKAPIAMEHAATEYISFIALVASLFIAASGVFVSINARGTARNNIILLFAASVIANLIATTGSAMLFIRAYMRLNAGRLKAYHIVFFIFLVANVGGALTPIGDPPLFLGFLRGVPFFWTFTHVWYIWFPATIMILAVFWFLDTRNKETSPDPDPDKPVISLQGTKSFFWVAIIIAAVFIDPNVFPWVPNLHDLFGVPFGIREIIMLSVAGLAYVTADKEAMAKNEFNFEPIREVGWLFLGIFATMQPALQLISNYAAGHADSLTVGLFYWATGILSGILDNAPTYLNFLAAAMGKFGLDVNDPAAVLQFANAIDSVIFLQAISVAAVFFGAMSYIGNAPNFMVKAIAESNGVETPSFMGYILRYSIPVLLPIYLVIYLVFFSGYIL, encoded by the coding sequence ATGCGAAAACTTGTCCTCCTGTTGATACTCGGGCTGGCCCTGGTGGCCGTGCCCGATGCGCTTGCCCAGGACTCGACCGCCGCAGCGGCCGATACCGTGATGACCACGGACGCCCACGCCCAGGAGGATGCCCACGGGGACGATGCCCATGGCCCGCTCCCGCCGGTCTGGATGGTGCTGCCGTTCGTCGCCATCCTGCTGCTCATTGCCACGGGTCCCCTGTTCTTCGCCCACCACTGGCACCATCATTATCCCAAATACTCGGTGGGGCTCGGCCTGATCGTGGCCGTGTACTACTTCTTCGTACTTAAGGCGCCCATCGCCATGGAGCACGCCGCCACCGAATATATTTCATTCATTGCGCTCGTGGCGTCGCTCTTCATTGCCGCCAGCGGTGTCTTCGTGAGCATCAATGCCCGCGGTACGGCCCGCAACAACATCATCCTGCTGTTCGCGGCCAGTGTCATTGCCAACCTGATTGCCACGACGGGTTCGGCCATGCTGTTCATCCGCGCCTACATGCGCCTGAATGCAGGTCGGCTGAAAGCGTATCACATCGTGTTCTTCATCTTCCTGGTGGCGAACGTGGGTGGCGCGCTCACACCCATCGGCGATCCGCCGCTGTTCCTCGGTTTCCTGCGCGGTGTGCCGTTCTTCTGGACATTCACCCATGTCTGGTACATCTGGTTTCCGGCCACCATCATGATCCTGGCGGTGTTCTGGTTCCTGGACACGCGCAACAAGGAAACCAGCCCCGATCCGGACCCCGACAAGCCGGTGATTTCGCTCCAGGGCACGAAGAGCTTCTTCTGGGTGGCCATCATCATCGCTGCCGTCTTCATTGACCCGAACGTCTTCCCGTGGGTACCCAACCTGCACGACCTGTTCGGAGTGCCGTTCGGCATCCGGGAAATCATCATGCTCTCGGTGGCGGGCCTGGCCTACGTTACGGCCGACAAGGAGGCCATGGCCAAGAACGAGTTCAATTTCGAACCCATCCGCGAAGTCGGTTGGCTGTTCCTGGGCATTTTCGCGACCATGCAGCCGGCCCTGCAGCTCATAAGCAACTACGCCGCGGGCCACGCCGATTCCCTGACCGTCGGGCTGTTCTATTGGGCCACGGGTATCCTGTCGGGCATCCTGGACAACGCACCGACCTATCTGAACTTCCTGGCGGCGGCCATGGGCAAGTTCGGGCTGGACGTGAATGATCCGGCTGCCGTGCTCCAGTTCGCCAACGCCATCGACTCGGTCATCTTCCTGCAGGCCATTTCGGTCGCTGCCGTATTCTTTGGCGCCATGTCCTACATCGGCAACGCCCCGAACTTCATGGTGAAGGCCATTGCCGAATCGAACGGCGTCGAAACGCCGTCCTTCATGGGCTACATCCTCCGGTATTCCATCCCGGTCCTGCTGCCCATCTATCTTGTCATCTACCTCGTCTTCTTCAGCGGATACATCCTGTGA
- a CDS encoding 4a-hydroxytetrahydrobiopterin dehydratase: MSNATLTENAIRDALQSLPGWEWSDNALKKTFSFGSFKEAMGFMVRLAFEAEALNHHPELTNVYNRVDVSLTTHDAGNTVTQKDLELANRIESLSWV, translated from the coding sequence GTGAGCAACGCAACACTGACCGAGAACGCCATTCGTGACGCCCTCCAATCCCTCCCGGGTTGGGAGTGGTCGGACAATGCGCTCAAAAAGACGTTTTCCTTCGGATCGTTCAAGGAAGCCATGGGATTCATGGTCCGCCTGGCATTCGAGGCCGAGGCCCTGAATCACCACCCCGAATTGACCAATGTGTACAACCGGGTCGACGTGTCGCTTACGACGCACGATGCCGGGAATACGGTAACCCAAAAGGACCTCGAATTGGCGAATCGGATTGAATCGCTGAGCTGGGTATAA